The nucleotide sequence CAGAACTCGCGAAGCGCCTGGGGGAGCTCTTTTTTGGACTCGGTGCCTGGGGCCTCTGGGGCGCCGAGCTCTACCTCTACCAGGGAAGCGACACCGAGGGCCTCAACCGCCTCGTGCGCGAGGCGGCGGCTCCCGCGGGCCTTCGCTTCACCTACGGCTCGGATTGCCACGGCCCCGGCTCCCCCCACGAGAAGCTCGGCCGGTTCTGGGGGGAGTTCCGGGGGTTCGAGTGAGGGGTGGCGCACCGGGATCGCTCACAACAGCCCTGTCGGGGCTGACCGTCTCCCTCGTCTTCCCCTGGGCCCGGCTCCGCCCGGTCGATCCCTCACGACCCCGCGCCCTGTCCCATTCCTCCCAGCGACAACCTGGGGCAACGTTGTCGTGCTCGCTCCGTCCCGCCTAGTCCCGTATGCTGCCTCGCGAAGCGCCGGGGAGGGGTTGCCGCAGGGCGCGGGGATCTCTGTCTGCGGCGCGAGCGCCTCGCAGCGGCGCCCGCAGGCCCACCTGGCCGTCGCCGGACTCGCTCCGCACTCGCCCAGCGGTGACCCCGGCCTTGCACTGGCCGGCTTCCGGACCTCGCAATCCGGTTGGCCCCAACAGGGCGGGTGCGATCGGGAGATGGAGAAATTCACCCCTTTGGGTGAAGAAACCAACGGCCGAATCCGCTACAGTGAGCTCTCGCCGACTCCGGGAAGCGAAAGGGGGCCCGTCTCGCCATGCCCATCGCCATCGACCACGAGGTCTACCGCTTCCGCTTGCAGTGCCTGGAGCCCATGCGGCTTCCCCCCTACAAGGGGTCGGCGCTGCGGGGGGTGTTCGGACACGCGTTCAAGGCGGTGGTGTGCGCCCTGCGCCGCGAGCGGTGCCCCAGCTGCCTCGTGCGGGCCTCGTGCACCTACCAGCGGGTGTTCGAGAGCCGGGTTGCCCCAGGCGAAGGCCCTCGCCAGGGCGTCGACGCGGCGCCCCACCCCTACGTCCTCGGGGTTCCCCTCGACGGCCGCACCGAGTACGGCGAGGGGGACGAGGTGGCCGTCACCCTCACCCTGCTCGGGCCCGCGCTCGGCATCCTCCCTTACCTCGTCTACGCCTTCCAGGAAGTCGGGCGCCGGGGCCTGACCCCGGCGCGAAAGCCGCTCGCACTGGCGGCCGTGGAGGCCCTGGGAGAAGGGGGCTGGCAAACGGTCTACGCCCAGGAGAGCGGGAGCCTCCTCGAGGCCCGGGTGGCCGCTGCGCCCCCCGCGATCCCCCACCTCTCCCGGGGCGCGGCGGTCATTCTCGAGACCCCCTTGCGCCTCCAGGAGCGCGGCGAACTGGTGCGCGACCCCGGCTTCGGGGCGCTCTTTCTGGCCGCCCGGCGGCGCCTGGGGCTCCTGGCCAGGTACTACGGCGGGGGCGAGCCGCCCTTCGACCGGGGCCTCTTGGACGCGAGCCGGGCGGTGCCCACAACCCGCTCCGAGCTTCGCTGGCACGACTGGACCCGTTACTCCAACCGCCAGCAGACGAAGATGCAGCTCGGGGGCGTCGTCGGAACCCTCGTATTCGAGGCCGACCTCACCCCGTTTGCCCCCTGGCTCGCCTGGGCCGAGCGGCTCCACCTGGGCAAGGCCACGAGCTTCGGGCTGGGGAAGCTCCGGCTCATCCCCCTGGGCGCCGGAGGCACCCTGTGACGCCTGCCCACACCCTCCTCTGCACCGTCGGCACGAGCCTGTTCTTCCCCAACCTGAGCGGTCTCGCCCGGGAGGCCGAGGGCCAGCTCTCGCCAGCCGGCAACCCGCGGGCGGCCCTGGCCGCCGC is from Thermodesulfobacteriota bacterium and encodes:
- the cas6 gene encoding CRISPR system precrRNA processing endoribonuclease RAMP protein Cas6, with the translated sequence MPIAIDHEVYRFRLQCLEPMRLPPYKGSALRGVFGHAFKAVVCALRRERCPSCLVRASCTYQRVFESRVAPGEGPRQGVDAAPHPYVLGVPLDGRTEYGEGDEVAVTLTLLGPALGILPYLVYAFQEVGRRGLTPARKPLALAAVEALGEGGWQTVYAQESGSLLEARVAAAPPAIPHLSRGAAVILETPLRLQERGELVRDPGFGALFLAARRRLGLLARYYGGGEPPFDRGLLDASRAVPTTRSELRWHDWTRYSNRQQTKMQLGGVVGTLVFEADLTPFAPWLAWAERLHLGKATSFGLGKLRLIPLGAGGTL